From a single Hippopotamus amphibius kiboko isolate mHipAmp2 chromosome X, mHipAmp2.hap2, whole genome shotgun sequence genomic region:
- the TCEAL2 gene encoding transcription elongation factor A protein-like 2, with protein sequence MEKLCSENEGKPENQGKMENKEQPLDAGKPGVACTMEDKKKLENKGRTDHKEKTEDEKILKDKEKPESEIKPKEGKLESQGKPVSEGKPKEGKPESEGMLVMEGKPVSEGKPKEEAPASEPRAAGKRPAGDDVPRKAKRKTNKGLAQCLKEYKETIHDMHLSNEEMIREFDEMARVEDEVKKTRQKLGGFMWMQKSLQDLFHPRGPRELRGGCRAPQRGFEDIPFV encoded by the coding sequence ATGGAAAAACTCTGCAGTGAAAATGAAGGAAAGCCTGAGAACCAAGGCAAGATGGAAAACAAAGAACAGCCACTGGATGCGGGAAAGCCAGGGGTAGCTTGTACTATGGAAGACAAGAAAAAGTTAGAAAACAAGGGACGGACAGATCACAAGGAAAAGACAGAAGATGAGAAAATACTAAAGGATAAGGAAAAGCCAGAGAGTGAGATAAAGCCAAAAGAAGGAAAGCTGGAGAGCCAGGGAAAGCCAGTGAGTGAGGGAAAACCGAAAGAAGGAAAACCAGAGAGCGAGGGGATGCTAGTAATGGAGGGAAAGCCAGTTAGCGAGGGAAAGCCAAAAGAAGAAGCTCCAGCCAGCGAACCAAGGGCTGCAGGAAAGCGCCCAGCTGGGGATGATGTCCCCAGGAAGgccaaaagaaaaaccaacaagGGGCTGGCTCAGTGTCTCAAGGAATACAAGGAGACCATACACGATATGCATCTGAGCAATGAAGAGATGATAAGAGAATTTGATGAGATGGCCAGGGTGGAGGATGAGGTGaagaaaaccagacaaaaattgGGGGGCTTTATGTGGATGCAAAAAAGTTTACAGGACCTCTTCCACCCGAGGGGCCCGCGGGAACTCAGGGGTGGCTGCAGGGCCCCACAAAGGGGCTTTGAAGACATTCCTTTTGTGTAG
- the BEX5 gene encoding protein BEX5, producing the protein MENAPEESRGEEQAPVQNEDAHPLGGGEGQEPGGNIRGDWAPPAQDFREDMPNRLVNNIDIIDGDADDMERFMEEMRELRRKIRELQLRYSLRILIGDPPHHDHHDEFCLMP; encoded by the coding sequence atggaAAATGCCCCCgaggaaagcagaggagaggagcAGGCTCCAGTGCAGAATGAAGATGCCCACCCTTTGGGAGGTGGTGAAGGCCAGGAACCTGGAGGAAACATTAGAGGGGATTGGGCTCCACCTGCCCAGGATTTTAGAGAGGATATGCCCAATAGGCTTGTCAATAACATTGACATCATAGATGGAGATGCAGATGATATGGAAAGGTTCATGGAGGAGATGAGAGAGCTAAGGAGGAAAATTAGAGAGCTTCAGTTGAGGTACAGTCTGCGCATTCTTATTGGCGATCCTCCTCACCATGACCATCATGATGAGTTTTGCCTTATGCCTTGA